A single region of the Pseudomonas sp. B21-023 genome encodes:
- a CDS encoding HlyD family efflux transporter periplasmic adaptor subunit: MATPADTSTPAPAPDNSGKRKAWLLALLLILILAGAGTWAWYSLVGRWHESTDDAYVNGNVVEITPLVTGTVTSIGADDGDLVHAGQVLLRFDPADSEVALQAAEAKLARTVRQVRGLYSNVDSLKAQLQTRQAELQKAQQDYNRRKVLADSGAIAAEEVAHSRDDLTVAQAAVNSARQQLNTSTALVDDTVVSSHPEVMAAAADLRQAYLDHARTTLVAPVTGYVAKRTVQLGQRLQPGTATMAVIPLDEVWVDANFKETQLRDMRIGQPVEITADLYGSEVTYSGTVDSLGAGTGSAFALLPAQNATGNWIKIVQRVPVRIHLDPEQLKTHPLRIGLSTVAEVDLHDQSGPALAQQPPQQASYTTEVYDRQLVEADDLIARLIHENSATGKTAQR; the protein is encoded by the coding sequence ATGGCCACTCCCGCTGACACCTCCACCCCGGCACCCGCGCCTGACAACTCGGGCAAGCGCAAGGCCTGGCTGCTCGCCCTGTTGCTGATCCTGATCCTCGCCGGGGCCGGCACCTGGGCCTGGTACAGCCTGGTCGGGCGCTGGCACGAAAGCACCGACGATGCCTACGTCAATGGCAACGTCGTGGAAATCACCCCGCTGGTGACCGGCACCGTCACCAGCATCGGCGCCGACGATGGCGACCTGGTGCATGCCGGCCAGGTATTGCTGCGCTTCGACCCGGCCGACAGCGAGGTTGCCCTGCAGGCTGCCGAGGCCAAGCTGGCGCGTACCGTGCGCCAGGTGCGCGGGCTGTACAGCAATGTCGACTCGCTCAAGGCGCAGTTGCAGACCCGCCAGGCCGAGCTGCAGAAGGCCCAGCAGGACTACAACCGGCGCAAGGTGCTGGCCGACAGCGGTGCCATCGCCGCCGAGGAAGTCGCCCACTCCCGTGATGACCTGACCGTGGCCCAGGCCGCCGTCAACAGTGCCCGCCAGCAACTCAACACCAGCACCGCGCTGGTCGACGACACGGTGGTCTCGTCGCACCCGGAAGTGATGGCCGCCGCCGCCGACCTGCGCCAGGCCTACCTGGACCATGCCCGCACCACGCTGGTGGCGCCGGTCACCGGCTATGTCGCCAAGCGCACCGTACAACTGGGCCAGCGCCTGCAGCCGGGCACCGCGACCATGGCGGTGATCCCGCTGGACGAGGTGTGGGTCGACGCCAACTTCAAGGAAACCCAACTGCGCGACATGCGCATCGGCCAGCCGGTGGAAATCACCGCCGACCTGTACGGCAGCGAAGTGACCTACTCCGGCACCGTCGACAGCCTCGGCGCCGGTACCGGCAGCGCCTTTGCACTGTTGCCGGCGCAAAATGCCACCGGTAACTGGATCAAGATCGTCCAGCGGGTACCGGTACGCATCCATCTGGACCCTGAACAGCTGAAGACCCATCCGCTGCGCATCGGCCTGTCCACCGTCGCCGAAGTCGACCTGCACGACCAGAGTGGCCCGGCACTGGCCCAGCAACCGCCGCAGCAGGCCAGCTACACCACCGAGGTGTACGACCGCCAGCTGGTCGAGGCCGATGACCTGATCGCCCGGCTGATCCACGAAAACAGCGCCACCGGCAAGACGGCCCAGCGATGA
- a CDS encoding DHA2 family efflux MFS transporter permease subunit, translating into MSQAAPAQFTPPSLLLTTIGLSLATFMQVLDTTIANVALPTISGNLGVSSEQGTWVITSFAVSNAIALPLTGWLSRRFGEVKLFIWATLLFVLASFLCGIAQSMPELVFFRVLQGVVAGPLYPMTQTLLIAVYPPAKRGMALALLAMVTVVAPIAGPILGGWITDSYSWPWIFFINVPIGLFAAAVVRQQMRTRPVVTSRQPMDYIGLLTLIVGVGALQVVLDKGNDLDWFESSFIVIGTLISVVFLAVFVIWELTDRHPVVNLRLFVHRNFRIGTLVLVGGYAGFFGINLILPQWLQTQMGYTATWAGLAVAPIGLLPVLMSPFVGKYAHRFDLRLLAGIAFLAIGASCYMRAGFTNEVDFLHIALVQLFMGIGVALFFMPTLSILLSDLPPHQIADGSGLATFLRTLGGSFAASLTTWIWIRRADQHHAYLSEHISTFEPATRQTLEQLGGASPQNYAKLEQILNSQAYMMSTVDYFTLLTWVFAGLILLVWLAKPPFTAKAAPASAGH; encoded by the coding sequence ATGAGCCAGGCGGCCCCCGCGCAGTTCACCCCGCCGAGCCTGCTGTTGACCACGATCGGGCTGTCCCTGGCGACGTTCATGCAGGTGCTCGACACTACCATCGCCAACGTGGCGTTGCCGACCATTTCCGGCAACCTCGGGGTGAGCTCGGAGCAGGGCACCTGGGTGATCACCTCGTTCGCGGTGAGCAACGCCATCGCGCTGCCGCTGACCGGCTGGCTGAGCCGGCGTTTCGGCGAAGTGAAGCTGTTCATCTGGGCCACGCTGCTGTTCGTGCTGGCGTCGTTCCTGTGCGGTATCGCCCAGTCGATGCCCGAGCTGGTGTTCTTCCGGGTGCTGCAGGGGGTGGTGGCCGGCCCGCTGTACCCGATGACCCAGACTCTGCTGATTGCCGTGTATCCGCCGGCGAAACGGGGGATGGCCCTGGCGTTGCTAGCGATGGTCACGGTGGTCGCGCCGATTGCCGGGCCGATCCTTGGCGGCTGGATCACCGACAGCTATAGCTGGCCGTGGATCTTCTTCATCAACGTGCCGATCGGCCTGTTCGCCGCCGCCGTGGTGCGCCAGCAGATGCGCACGCGCCCGGTGGTCACCAGCCGCCAGCCGATGGACTACATCGGCCTGCTGACCCTGATCGTCGGTGTCGGCGCCTTGCAGGTGGTGCTGGACAAGGGCAACGACCTGGACTGGTTCGAGTCGTCGTTCATCGTCATCGGCACGCTGATCTCGGTGGTGTTCCTGGCGGTGTTCGTCATCTGGGAGCTGACCGACCGCCACCCGGTGGTCAACCTGCGCCTGTTCGTGCACCGCAACTTCCGTATTGGCACCCTGGTGCTGGTGGGCGGCTACGCGGGGTTCTTCGGCATCAATTTGATCCTGCCGCAATGGCTGCAGACCCAGATGGGCTACACCGCCACCTGGGCGGGCCTGGCGGTGGCGCCGATTGGCCTGTTGCCGGTGCTGATGTCTCCGTTCGTGGGCAAGTACGCGCACCGTTTCGACCTGCGCCTGCTGGCCGGCATCGCCTTCCTGGCGATCGGCGCCAGCTGCTACATGCGCGCCGGCTTCACCAACGAGGTGGACTTCCTGCACATCGCCCTGGTGCAGCTGTTCATGGGCATCGGCGTGGCGTTGTTCTTCATGCCGACCCTGAGCATCCTGCTGTCGGACCTGCCACCGCACCAGATCGCCGACGGTTCGGGGCTGGCGACGTTCCTGCGCACCCTGGGCGGCAGCTTCGCCGCGTCGCTGACCACCTGGATCTGGATACGCCGGGCCGACCAGCATCATGCCTACCTCAGCGAGCACATCAGCACCTTCGAGCCGGCCACCCGCCAGACCCTGGAACAACTGGGCGGTGCCAGCCCGCAGAACTACGCGAAGCTGGAGCAGATCCTCAACAGCCAGGCGTACATGATGTCGACGGTGGACTACTTCACCTTGCTGACCTGGGTATTCGCCGGGTTGATCCTGCTGGTGTGGCTGGCCAAGCCACCGTTCACGGCCAAGGCCGCGCCGGCGTCGGCGGGGCATTGA
- a CDS encoding MFS transporter: MAHSPAPDQGNEITRNALYRRITLRLIPFIFICYLFNYLDRVNVGFAKLQMLDALKFSETVYGLGAGIFFIGYVLCGLPSNLALNRFGPRRWIALMMIAWGSLSTCLLFVTTPTEFYTLRLLTGAAEAGFFPGVVLYLSRWFPADRRGRIMALFMSAIPVSGLLGGPFSGWILDHFAAGQHGLAGWQWMFLIQGLPTVVLGALAIVLLSDGYQSARWLSPAERQLIEADLKADAAGKPATRGDSVMSVLGNPLIWTFGFVYFCIQSGVYAINFWLPSIIKNMGFDSPLLIGWLSAIPYLLAGVFMIVVGRSADLRNERRWHLVVPMLMGALGLLIAVNFAAHPTIAILGLSIATMGALTGLPMFWPMPTALLTAGTAVAGLAIINSVGQMAGFLSPYLVGFIKDQTGSTDAALYALAGLIVVGSLVALRVSRGGSAALADAR; this comes from the coding sequence ATGGCACACAGCCCCGCCCCTGACCAAGGCAACGAGATCACCCGCAACGCGCTCTACCGGCGCATCACCCTGCGGCTGATCCCGTTCATTTTCATCTGCTACCTGTTCAACTACCTCGACCGCGTCAACGTCGGCTTCGCCAAGCTGCAGATGCTCGACGCACTGAAATTCAGCGAAACCGTGTACGGCCTCGGCGCCGGCATCTTCTTCATCGGCTACGTGCTCTGCGGCCTGCCCAGCAACCTGGCGCTCAACCGCTTCGGGCCGCGGCGCTGGATCGCGCTGATGATGATCGCCTGGGGCAGCCTGTCCACCTGCCTGCTGTTCGTCACCACCCCCACCGAGTTCTACACCCTGCGCCTGTTGACCGGCGCCGCCGAGGCGGGCTTCTTCCCGGGCGTGGTGCTGTACCTCTCGCGCTGGTTCCCGGCGGACCGGCGCGGCCGCATCATGGCCCTGTTCATGTCGGCGATCCCGGTGTCCGGGCTGCTGGGCGGTCCGTTCTCCGGCTGGATCCTCGACCACTTCGCCGCGGGCCAGCACGGCCTGGCCGGCTGGCAGTGGATGTTCCTGATCCAGGGCTTGCCCACCGTCGTGCTGGGCGCGCTGGCCATCGTGCTGCTCAGCGACGGCTACCAGAGCGCCCGCTGGCTGAGCCCGGCCGAACGCCAGCTGATCGAGGCGGACCTGAAAGCCGACGCCGCCGGCAAGCCGGCCACCCGCGGCGACAGCGTGATGTCGGTGCTGGGCAACCCGCTGATCTGGACCTTCGGTTTCGTCTACTTCTGCATCCAGAGCGGTGTCTATGCCATCAACTTCTGGCTACCGTCGATCATCAAGAACATGGGCTTCGACAGCCCCCTGCTGATCGGCTGGCTCAGCGCCATCCCATACCTGCTGGCCGGTGTGTTCATGATTGTCGTCGGCCGCTCGGCGGACCTGCGCAACGAACGCCGCTGGCACCTCGTGGTACCGATGCTGATGGGGGCGCTGGGTCTGTTGATCGCGGTGAACTTCGCCGCCCACCCGACCATCGCCATCCTCGGCCTGTCCATCGCCACCATGGGCGCGCTGACCGGCCTGCCGATGTTCTGGCCGATGCCGACCGCGCTGCTCACCGCCGGCACCGCCGTGGCGGGCCTGGCGATCATCAACTCGGTGGGACAGATGGCCGGCTTCCTCAGCCCCTACCTGGTGGGCTTCATCAAGGACCAGACCGGCTCGACCGATGCGGCGCTGTATGCGCTGGCCGGGTTGATCGTGGTCGGTAGCCTGGTGGCCTTGCGCGTTTCGCGAGGTGGTAGCGCTGCGTTGGCAGACGCCCGCTAG
- a CDS encoding SDR family oxidoreductase has protein sequence MDKVIVITGASRGIGAATALLAAQQGYRICINYHADDQAAEAMLAQVRALGADAIAVRADASVEDEVVRLFHFVDQELGPVTALVNNAGTIGQQSRVEEMSEFRLLKVMKTNVVGPMLCAKHALLRMARRHGGQGGAIVNVSSVAARLGSPNEYVDYAASKGALDTFTLGLAKEVAGEGVRVNGVRPGYIHTGFHALSGDPDRVGKLEPGLPMGRGGKPEEVAEAIMWLLSDKASYSTGSFIDLGGGR, from the coding sequence ATGGACAAGGTCATCGTCATCACCGGCGCCAGCCGGGGCATCGGCGCCGCTACCGCGTTGCTGGCGGCGCAACAGGGTTACCGCATCTGCATCAACTACCACGCCGATGACCAGGCCGCCGAGGCGATGCTGGCGCAGGTCCGCGCGCTGGGCGCGGACGCCATCGCGGTGCGCGCCGACGCCAGCGTCGAGGATGAAGTGGTACGGCTGTTCCACTTCGTCGACCAGGAGCTCGGGCCGGTCACCGCGCTGGTCAACAACGCCGGGACCATCGGCCAGCAGAGCCGGGTCGAGGAAATGTCGGAGTTTCGCCTGCTCAAGGTGATGAAGACCAATGTGGTCGGGCCGATGCTGTGCGCCAAGCATGCCTTGCTGCGCATGGCCCGACGGCATGGCGGGCAGGGCGGGGCGATCGTCAATGTGTCGTCGGTGGCCGCGCGCCTGGGCTCGCCCAACGAATATGTCGACTACGCCGCGTCCAAGGGCGCGCTGGATACCTTCACTCTCGGCCTGGCCAAGGAGGTGGCGGGCGAGGGGGTACGGGTCAACGGCGTGCGCCCGGGGTACATTCACACCGGCTTCCATGCCCTGAGTGGCGATCCGGACCGGGTCGGCAAGCTCGAGCCCGGCCTGCCGATGGGGCGTGGCGGCAAGCCTGAGGAAGTGGCCGAGGCAATCATGTGGCTGCTGTCGGACAAGGCCTCCTATTCGACCGGCAGTTTCATTGACCTGGGCGGCGGGCGCTGA
- a CDS encoding P1 family peptidase, with amino-acid sequence MRARQLGITLGHGTPGPFNAITDVPGVRVGHSTLIDEQRPAPIRTGVTLIEPRAGAARQQPCFAGCHVLNGNGDATGLEWIREAGLLTTPIAITNTHSVGVVRDALIAAERERLPDASVYWCMPVVMETYDGLLNDIWGQHVTPAQVRQAQEAAISGPVQEGPVGGGTGMICHEFKGGIGTASRRLEDGQGAWTVGALVQANHGQRRELRVDGYPVGRQLGHLPSPFAEPVTGTPGMGSIVVVIATDAPLLPHQCQRLAQRASIGIARTGGGTEDSSGDIFLAFSTGNQNLPPADYARKGLEQCTELRMLNNDHISALFMAAAEAVEEAIVNALLAGRTMQGKGGVVVPALDGDTLLTALHEAGWKPRD; translated from the coding sequence ATGCGTGCGCGTCAACTGGGCATCACCCTCGGCCACGGCACCCCGGGCCCGTTCAATGCCATCACCGACGTACCAGGGGTGCGGGTCGGCCACAGCACCCTGATCGACGAACAACGCCCGGCGCCGATCCGCACCGGGGTGACGCTGATCGAGCCCCGCGCAGGCGCGGCCCGTCAGCAACCCTGTTTCGCCGGCTGCCACGTGCTCAACGGCAACGGCGACGCCACGGGCCTGGAGTGGATCCGCGAGGCCGGTTTGCTGACCACGCCGATCGCCATCACCAATACCCACAGCGTCGGCGTGGTGCGCGATGCGCTGATCGCCGCCGAACGCGAACGTCTGCCGGATGCCTCAGTGTACTGGTGCATGCCGGTGGTGATGGAAACCTACGATGGCCTGCTCAATGACATCTGGGGCCAGCACGTGACCCCGGCGCAGGTACGCCAGGCACAGGAAGCGGCCATCTCGGGGCCGGTGCAGGAAGGGCCGGTGGGCGGTGGCACGGGGATGATCTGCCACGAGTTCAAGGGCGGCATCGGCACCGCCTCGCGGCGCCTGGAGGACGGGCAGGGCGCCTGGACCGTAGGCGCCCTGGTCCAGGCCAACCATGGCCAGCGGCGCGAGTTGCGGGTGGATGGCTACCCGGTGGGGCGTCAGCTGGGGCATTTGCCGTCGCCTTTCGCCGAACCTGTGACCGGCACCCCGGGGATGGGCTCGATCGTGGTGGTGATTGCCACCGACGCGCCGCTGCTGCCACATCAGTGCCAGCGTCTGGCCCAGCGCGCGTCGATCGGCATCGCCCGTACTGGTGGCGGCACCGAGGACTCCAGCGGCGATATCTTCCTGGCGTTCTCCACCGGTAACCAAAATCTGCCGCCGGCGGACTATGCACGCAAGGGGCTGGAACAATGCACCGAGTTGCGCATGCTCAACAACGACCATATTTCGGCGTTGTTCATGGCGGCGGCGGAAGCGGTGGAGGAGGCGATCGTCAATGCCTTGCTGGCGGGACGCACGATGCAGGGCAAGGGAGGCGTGGTGGTGCCGGCGCTGGACGGGGATACCTTGCTGACGGCATTGCATGAAGCCGGTTGGAAACCTCGCGACTAG
- a CDS encoding glycerate kinase gives MKIVIAPDSFKDSLDAAGVARAIASGLAEVWPACERIECPMADGGEGTMEAIVAASQGELLRQVVRGPLGEPVEAAWGWLAESRTAVIEMAQASGIQLVPNGQRDACRSSTWGTGELIAAALAAGASRIVLAIGGSATNDGGSGMLRALGLRLLDARGEPLAEGGLALAQLARIDASGLDPRLARVQVDVAADVDNPLCGANGASAIFGPQKGANPEQVQALDQALARFADHCADVLGKDVRDEPGSGAAGGMGFAAKAFMGAQFRPGVEVVAELAGLDALVQGADLVITGEGRFDAQTLRGKTPLGVARVAKRHGVPVVVLAGTLGAGYEQLYGQGIDAAFALASGPMSLEQACAEAGALLKARAADVARLWQVARQH, from the coding sequence ATGAAAATCGTCATCGCCCCCGATTCGTTCAAGGACAGCCTCGACGCCGCCGGTGTCGCCCGCGCCATCGCCAGCGGGCTGGCCGAAGTGTGGCCGGCTTGCGAGCGCATCGAATGCCCGATGGCCGATGGCGGTGAAGGCACCATGGAGGCGATCGTCGCCGCCAGTCAGGGCGAGCTGCTCCGCCAGGTGGTGCGCGGCCCGCTGGGCGAGCCTGTCGAGGCCGCCTGGGGCTGGCTGGCCGAGAGCCGCACGGCGGTGATCGAGATGGCCCAGGCCAGTGGCATCCAGCTGGTGCCCAACGGACAGCGCGACGCTTGCCGCAGCAGCACCTGGGGCACCGGCGAGCTGATCGCCGCGGCGCTGGCGGCTGGCGCCTCGCGGATTGTCCTGGCCATCGGCGGCAGCGCCACCAATGACGGCGGCAGCGGCATGCTGCGTGCGTTGGGCCTGCGCCTGCTGGATGCCCGGGGCGAGCCGTTGGCCGAGGGTGGCCTTGCCCTGGCGCAGCTGGCGCGCATCGACGCCAGCGGCCTGGACCCACGTTTGGCGCGGGTGCAGGTGGATGTTGCCGCCGATGTCGACAATCCGCTGTGCGGCGCCAATGGCGCCTCGGCGATCTTCGGCCCGCAGAAGGGTGCCAACCCCGAGCAGGTGCAGGCCCTGGACCAGGCCCTGGCGCGGTTCGCCGATCATTGCGCGGACGTGCTCGGCAAGGATGTGCGTGATGAGCCAGGCAGTGGCGCGGCCGGAGGCATGGGCTTTGCGGCCAAGGCATTCATGGGCGCGCAGTTCCGCCCAGGGGTCGAGGTGGTCGCCGAGCTGGCCGGGCTCGATGCCCTGGTGCAGGGCGCGGATCTGGTGATTACCGGCGAAGGGCGTTTCGATGCCCAGACCCTGCGCGGCAAGACGCCCCTCGGGGTGGCGCGGGTGGCCAAGCGCCACGGCGTGCCGGTGGTGGTGCTGGCGGGCACGCTCGGTGCGGGCTACGAGCAACTGTATGGGCAGGGCATCGATGCGGCCTTCGCCCTGGCCAGCGGGCCGATGAGCCTGGAGCAGGCTTGTGCCGAGGCGGGGGCGTTGCTCAAGGCGCGGGCCGCGGATGTGGCGCGGTTGTGGCAGGTGGCGCGCCAGCACTGA
- a CDS encoding APC family permease encodes MSSSEEPASALKQRLGVFDVVAITVSAVTPASSVFVIAPFAIQQAGSGAFLSFIMAGALALMFAWCYAELGRAHSSAGGEYVYAKRVFGGLAGYATFLTVLASMLFIPPVLAGGAATYLNNALGTRFDTQTVALVIVVSSYALGILNIRLNAWITGVFLFCEVAALLVIVILGFGNASQPAASLLQPQMLEQGVLTAAPWALVLGAVGMALFAFNGYGGAVLLAEDMKDRGRTVHRAVLWSLAVVVAIEVIPLAALLVGAPSLQAMLASGDPIGYLLTAHGNETLARLVSAGIFLSVFNAIVAIVIQVGRVVYSSGRDAIWTPTLNRAFTLIHPRWESPWLATLFLAVPSALLSLSGSLEELTSFTVLLLLLIYLVVAACALCSRVLRRDREHPYRMPLWPLPALLAVSGAGWLLVTLLREASLRDLLIILGLLAVSVTLYSTHGRLSPTFQKL; translated from the coding sequence ATGAGCTCCAGCGAAGAGCCCGCAAGCGCGCTCAAGCAGCGCCTGGGTGTGTTCGACGTGGTCGCCATCACTGTTTCCGCGGTGACCCCGGCCAGTTCCGTGTTCGTCATTGCCCCGTTCGCCATCCAACAGGCCGGCAGTGGTGCGTTTCTGTCCTTCATCATGGCGGGTGCGCTGGCGTTGATGTTCGCCTGGTGCTACGCCGAACTGGGGCGCGCGCACAGCTCTGCCGGCGGCGAGTATGTGTACGCCAAGCGCGTGTTCGGCGGGCTGGCGGGCTATGCCACCTTTCTCACCGTGCTGGCCTCGATGCTGTTCATTCCGCCAGTGCTTGCAGGTGGCGCCGCCACCTACCTGAACAATGCCCTGGGCACGCGTTTCGACACCCAGACCGTGGCGCTGGTGATCGTCGTCTCCAGCTATGCGCTGGGTATTCTCAACATCCGCCTGAATGCCTGGATCACCGGGGTGTTCCTGTTCTGCGAGGTCGCCGCGCTGCTGGTGATCGTGATTCTGGGGTTCGGCAATGCCAGCCAACCGGCGGCGAGCCTGTTGCAGCCGCAGATGCTCGAGCAAGGGGTGCTGACGGCGGCACCCTGGGCACTGGTGCTGGGCGCGGTGGGCATGGCGCTGTTCGCCTTCAATGGCTATGGTGGCGCTGTGCTGCTGGCCGAAGACATGAAGGACCGTGGCCGCACTGTGCACCGGGCGGTGCTGTGGTCACTGGCGGTGGTGGTGGCGATCGAGGTGATCCCGCTGGCCGCGCTGCTGGTCGGCGCGCCGTCGCTGCAGGCGATGCTGGCCAGCGGCGATCCGATCGGCTACCTGCTGACCGCCCATGGCAACGAGACCCTGGCGCGGCTGGTCAGCGCGGGGATCTTCCTCTCGGTGTTCAACGCCATCGTGGCCATTGTCATCCAGGTCGGCCGGGTGGTGTACAGCAGCGGGCGCGACGCGATCTGGACGCCCACGCTCAACCGTGCCTTCACCCTGATCCATCCGCGCTGGGAGTCGCCGTGGCTGGCCACGCTGTTCCTCGCCGTGCCGTCGGCCTTGCTGAGCCTGTCCGGCAGCCTGGAGGAACTGACCTCGTTCACCGTGCTGCTGTTGCTGCTGATCTACCTGGTGGTGGCCGCATGCGCCCTGTGCAGTCGGGTACTGCGCCGCGACCGAGAGCATCCGTACCGTATGCCGCTGTGGCCGTTGCCGGCGCTGCTGGCGGTCAGCGGCGCCGGCTGGCTGCTGGTGACCCTGCTGCGCGAGGCGTCCCTGCGCGACCTGTTGATCATCCTCGGGCTGCTGGCCGTGTCGGTCACGCTGTACAGCACCCACGGCCGGCTCAGCCCGACCTTCCAGAAATTGTGA
- a CDS encoding MarR family winged helix-turn-helix transcriptional regulator has product MSHFTPENFQTCAIGMLLGRAALLKDRILDWHLEADGVTAAQFKVLIIVTQYQVDTPAELCRYLGLDSGSMTRMLDRLEQKGLILRNRCPDDRRQVRLALTADGQRLADRLPQVGAAAMNELVGVLQPEELKTLEQLLAKVLLSAGDPLTIRRFGDR; this is encoded by the coding sequence ATGTCCCATTTCACCCCGGAAAACTTCCAGACCTGCGCCATCGGCATGCTGCTCGGCCGCGCCGCGCTGCTCAAGGACCGCATCCTCGACTGGCACCTCGAAGCCGACGGCGTCACGGCCGCCCAGTTCAAGGTGCTGATCATCGTCACCCAGTACCAGGTCGATACCCCGGCCGAACTGTGCCGCTACCTCGGTTTGGACAGCGGTTCGATGACCCGCATGCTCGACCGCCTCGAGCAGAAGGGCTTGATCCTGCGCAACCGCTGCCCCGACGACCGCCGCCAGGTGCGCCTGGCCCTCACCGCCGACGGTCAGCGCCTGGCCGACCGCCTGCCCCAGGTCGGCGCGGCGGCAATGAACGAACTGGTCGGCGTGCTGCAGCCCGAGGAGCTCAAGACCCTTGAGCAACTGCTCGCCAAAGTCCTGCTCAGCGCCGGCGACCCCCTGACGATCCGCCGTTTCGGCGACCGTTGA
- a CDS encoding sugar diacid recognition domain-containing protein: protein MFELDHDLAQDIVDRAMAILPCNVNVMDSQGLILGSGEAERINTRHEGAQLVLANGRIVELDVEAAKCLKGVQPGVNLPLMLDGRLIGVLGLTGDPQQLRTYGELVRMTAEMLLAQRHLQVEQQWRRQRCDDLLALLLGGSGDSPRLVDEARQLGLKPNLPRIACLFELRGGPPAEALSAWLMSRYPDSWCVSPARQSLLWCRPAGVPLDEPRLLERLQRHGWDVERLALGSPAQSLEQLRRSYRRVRDLLAYGREVLPDERLLSLARYRLPALLWRHRNDDALDELLEPLQRIRAKDASGQLLLTLRAWCAHEGQSQACAEALGIHRNSLRYRLERIAEVGEVDPLRMEGMLSLYLGLQLLPAD from the coding sequence ATGTTCGAGCTGGACCACGACCTGGCCCAGGACATCGTCGACCGGGCGATGGCCATCCTGCCGTGCAACGTCAACGTGATGGACAGCCAGGGGCTGATCCTGGGCAGTGGCGAGGCCGAGCGCATCAACACCCGCCACGAAGGCGCGCAGCTGGTGCTGGCCAATGGGCGCATCGTCGAGCTGGACGTGGAGGCGGCCAAGTGCCTCAAGGGCGTGCAGCCTGGCGTCAACCTGCCATTGATGCTCGATGGCCGGCTGATCGGCGTGCTCGGCCTCACCGGCGATCCTCAGCAACTTCGCACCTACGGCGAGCTGGTGCGCATGACCGCCGAGATGCTCCTGGCCCAGCGTCACCTACAGGTGGAGCAACAGTGGCGTCGCCAGCGCTGCGACGACCTGCTGGCGCTGTTGCTGGGCGGCAGCGGCGACTCGCCGCGGCTGGTCGATGAAGCCCGGCAACTGGGGCTCAAACCGAACCTGCCACGCATTGCCTGCCTGTTCGAGTTGCGTGGCGGCCCGCCTGCCGAGGCGCTCTCGGCCTGGCTGATGAGCCGCTACCCGGACAGCTGGTGTGTCAGCCCTGCGCGCCAGTCGCTGCTGTGGTGCCGGCCGGCCGGTGTGCCGCTGGACGAGCCGCGTCTGCTCGAACGCTTGCAGCGCCACGGCTGGGACGTCGAGCGCCTGGCCCTGGGCAGCCCGGCGCAGAGCCTGGAGCAACTGCGCCGCAGTTACCGGCGGGTGCGCGACTTGTTGGCCTACGGTCGTGAGGTGCTGCCCGACGAGCGCCTGCTGAGCCTGGCCCGCTATCGCCTGCCAGCGCTGCTGTGGCGGCATCGCAACGACGATGCGCTGGACGAGCTGCTCGAACCCTTGCAGCGCATTCGCGCCAAGGATGCCAGCGGGCAATTGCTGCTCACCTTGCGCGCCTGGTGCGCCCATGAGGGGCAGAGCCAGGCCTGCGCCGAGGCGCTGGGTATCCACCGCAACAGTTTGCGCTACCGGCTGGAGCGCATTGCCGAGGTGGGGGAGGTGGATCCGTTGCGCATGGAGGGGATGCTGAGCTTGTACCTGGGGTTGCAGCTGTTGCCGGCGGACTGA